The following nucleotide sequence is from Alkalihalobacillus sp. LMS39.
CCTGCAAGAAAAGCAACAAAGGCGATCGGTCCTGTCGTTGCTGTCGCTAAAGCAATGATTAGAACAGAACTAGTCACTAAGACAAGTCTTGTTTTATTCGTATGAATGCCAAGGGAGGTGGCCGCTTCTTCTCCAAGCTCTAATAGATCTAGTCGTTTGCCGAGGGCGATGATTATCGGTGTAAAAATGAAAACGGTCAATATAAGTGGATAAAGGGTTTCCATTTTTGCTCCGTTCAAACTACCACTTAACCATCTCATTGCTGTAGGTAAGTCATGTTGGCGACCAATGAGTAACAAATAGGAAATAACTGCATTTAACATCGCTTGAATCCCTATTCCTACTAATATTAATCTTCCAATTGAAAAAGAAACTCCTTTGGATAATAAAAAAATAATGAATACTGTAACAAGCCCTCCAACAACTGAAGCAATCGAAACAACCATATTACTTGCATGAAGAACAATGATACAAAACACAGCAGCTGCACTTGAACCAGCTGTAATACCAATGACATTTGGATTCGCTAGCGGATTTCGAAGCATCGTTTGAAAAATATATCCACCAACCCCAAAGGCAAATCCAGCAAATACCCCTGCAATCATTCGAGGAAGGCGTATTGTACCGACAGCAAAAGATGCGCCTTGTACATCTTCTCCTACTAACACTCGGATAACGTCACGGACCGGATATATCGTATTCCCTAACATGAGCATCGCACAACAAAGGGCAACAGCGATGATCGCCAATAAAGAAGTCATGAAAATAAAACGACGACGTCTTTTTTTTCTTCCTACCATTATAAGATTAATAGATTCATTTATCATAGCGCACGCATTTTCGCTTTCATCGTAATTAAGATTAAAATAGGAGCCCCTATAAACGCTGTCACAATACCAACTTCAAGCTCACCAGGACTTCCGATCATTCTACCGC
It contains:
- a CDS encoding iron chelate uptake ABC transporter family permease subunit, whose product is MINESINLIMVGRKKRRRRFIFMTSLLAIIAVALCCAMLMLGNTIYPVRDVIRVLVGEDVQGASFAVGTIRLPRMIAGVFAGFAFGVGGYIFQTMLRNPLANPNVIGITAGSSAAAVFCIIVLHASNMVVSIASVVGGLVTVFIIFLLSKGVSFSIGRLILVGIGIQAMLNAVISYLLLIGRQHDLPTAMRWLSGSLNGAKMETLYPLILTVFIFTPIIIALGKRLDLLELGEEAATSLGIHTNKTRLVLVTSSVLIIALATATTGPIAFVAFLAGPIAKRLVGVGFSNIIPAGLVGIILVLASDLIGQFAFTARYPVGVITGILGAPYLLYLLVRINQKGDL